A single genomic interval of Armigeres subalbatus isolate Guangzhou_Male chromosome 1, GZ_Asu_2, whole genome shotgun sequence harbors:
- the LOC134206162 gene encoding uncharacterized protein LOC134206162 — MEVKRIRVTNRKQFNLLVDRMSENPSVARGQKYCEAAGVNRQTYDDVWKDLANGLNSLGPPTRAAKDWQKVCQLKIMFGCGVKSKLAHNKREARSTGGGPNNIKVLSPIEEVVVNLLSLDKLVNPSGASFGLPTSVPSTSMPGPSRPRETPSPPGSPMFSSTQEAGCIVEEEEVDDNENAEMTRNACTSRRKRKHPDNRDVRQELLLAQTEGIKKIVENTGECARYARKMFKLREDEAKQRRAYLLQKEKDRKADLEFKLQLLKYKQKKLELLERQMKKK, encoded by the exons ATGGAAGTCAAGCG CATACGGGTTACCAACCGGAAGCAATTTAACTTGCTGGTTGACCGGATGAGCGAGAATCCTTCGGTAGCAAGAGGGCAGAAGTATTGTGAGGCGGCTGGAGTAAACCGGCAAACCTATGACGATGTTTGGAAGGATCTGGCAAATGGCCTTAACAGTTTAGGTCCACCAACCCGGGCGGCCAAAGACTGGCAGAAGGTATGTCAATTGAAAATCAT GTTTGGATGCGGCGTCAAAAGCAAGTTGGCCCATAATAAACGCGAGGCCAGATCAACCGGTGGCGGGCCGAACAACATCAAGGTGTTGTCACCAATCGAAGAGGTGGTGGTAAACTTGTTATCGTTGGATAAATTGGTTAATCCCTCTG gTGCTTCATTCGGTTTACCCACTTCGGTGCCAAGCACGAGCATGCCGGGACCCAGTCGGCCTCGCGAAACACCTTCACCGCCAGGTTCGCCAATGTTTTCAAGCACCCAGGAAGCAGGGTGTATTGTCGAAGAGGAAGAAGTGGACGATAATGAGAATGCGGAGATGACTCGAAACGCCTGTACTTCCCGAAGAAAGCGCAAACATCCCGATAACAGGGATGTTCGCCAAGAACTACTCCTAGCACAAACGGAAGGCATCAAAAAGATTGTGGAGAATACCGGGGAGTGCGCCAGGTATGCCcgcaaaatgttcaagctgCGGGAGGATGAAGCGAAGCAGCGGCGGGCATATTTGCTCCAAAAGGAGAAGGACAGGAAGGCTGACTTGGAATTCAAACTACAATTACtgaaatacaaacaaaaaaaactggAGCTTCTGGAGcgccaaatgaaaaaaaagtaa